In one window of Pagrus major chromosome 12, Pma_NU_1.0 DNA:
- the nudcd3 gene encoding nudC domain-containing protein 3, translating into MASPLEMTEMYDNALLGILQHVGNIQDFLQVYFGFLYRKTDFYRLLSGPNEKMGFPPGVAEKMVFKTYKLFEKLADHDRERQQSELQKREESRSVPPAVQELEINAEPPEGTEEQSTEAAQTESCSLEAGDVSTEATVSSQPSSSSSSSSSGPGQLPQGDQAAAASTNAAEGAQQNFQAEPDSYNGAVRENYSWSQDYTDVEIKVFVPKTVVKGRQVSVSLQTSSIKVCVREGAEEKTLMEGEFTHKINTENSLWSLEPGSCVVLSLSKTSEVWWNAVLKGEQEIDINKINRERSMATVDDEEHAVLDRLTFDYHQKLQGKPQSHEMKVHEMLKKGWDAEGSPFRGQQFDPTMFDIPPSAVQF; encoded by the exons ATGGCGTCGCCGCTGGAGATGACGGAGATGTACGACAACGCTCTGCTGGGGATCCTGCAGCACGTTGGAAACATCCAGGACTTTCTGCAGGTCTATTTCGGGTTTTTGTACCGCAAGACGGACTTTTATCGCCTGCTGTCGGGTCCCAACGAGAAGATGGGCTTCCCTCCGGGCGTGGCGGAGAAGATGGTGTTCAAG ACATATAAACTGTTTGAGAAGCTGGCAGATCAcgacagagagaggcagcagagcGAGCtgcagaagagagaggagagtcgAAGTGTTCCTCCGGCAGTTCAAGAGCTGGAGATCAACGCCGAGCCTCCAGAGgggacagaggagcagagcaCAGAGGCAGCACAGACGGAGAGCTGCTCGCTGGAGGCTGGAGATGTTTCCACCGAGGCGACCGTCAGCTCTcagcccagcagcagcagcagcagcagcagcagcggtccAGGACAGTTACCTCAGGGAGACCAGGCAGCTGCAGCCAGCACGAACGCAGCAGAAGG AGCTCAGCAGAACTTTCAGGCCGAGCCCGACAGCTACAACGGAGCAGTGAGAGAAAACTACAGCTGGTCTCAGGACTACACCGACGTGGAGATCAAAGTGTTCGTGCCCAAGACGGTTGTTAAAGGCCGACAG GTCAGCGTCAGTCTGCAGACCAGCagcattaaagtgtgtgtgagggagggagcCGAGGAGAAAACACTGATGGAGGGAGAATTCACTCACAAGATCAACACTGAGAACTCTCTGTGGAGTCTGGAGCCTGGAAGCTGCGTGGTT CTGTCGCTCAGTAAGACCTCGGAGGTTTGGTGGAACGCGGTGCTGAAAGGAGAACAGGAGATTGATATCAACAAAATTAACCGCGAGCGCTCCATGGCAACGGTGGACGACGAGGAGCACGCCGTCCTCGACAGACTCACCTTCGACTACCACCAGAAGCTGCAGGGCAAACCGCAGAGTCATGAAATG AAGGTGCACGAGATGCTGAAGAAGGGCTGGGACGCTGAAGGCTCTCCGTTCAGAGGGCAGCAGTTCGACCCCACCATGTTCGACATCCCACCCAGCGCCGTGCAGTTCTGA
- the mrps24 gene encoding small ribosomal subunit protein uS3m, with protein sequence MAASLSSAGSVRLLSALARSGSLCSSSGSRSLHVTAVCCKSRAARVRVGKGDQPVTYEHAHAPHHIGHRKGWLAQHTSNLKGEEGAAERTIEDVFIRRFMFGTFHNCLANEIVIKRRGNLLLVCALMLQKLPPMKFYFLIGYSESLLSHLYKCPVKLEIQTMPDKVVYKYL encoded by the exons ATGGCGGCGTCCTTGAGCAGCGCAGGGAGCGTGAGGCTCCTG agcGCCTTGGCCAGGTCCGGCTCGCTGTGCAGCTCCTCTGGAAGCAGATCTCTCCACGTCACTGCAGTGTGCTGCAAG AGTCGAGCAGCTCGTGTCCGAGTGGGGAAAGGAGACCAACCTGTGACCTACGAGCACGCACATGCACCTCATCACATCGGCCACCGCAAAGGGTGGCTGGCACAGCACACCA GTAACCTgaaaggagaagagggagcAGCTGAACGAACCATAGAGGACGTGTTCATCAGGCGCTTCATGTTCGGGACCTTCCACAACTGCCTGGCCAATGAGATCGTGATCAAACGGCGGGGCAATCTGCTCCTCGTGTGCGCTTTAATGTTACAGAAATTACCCCCAATGAAGTTTTACTTCTTGATAGGCTATTCAGAGTCACTGCTGTCGCACTTATACAAATGTCCCGTCAAGTTAGAAATTCAGACCATGCCGGATAAAGTTGTGTACAAGTACCTCTGA